A segment of the Maylandia zebra isolate NMK-2024a linkage group LG2, Mzebra_GT3a, whole genome shotgun sequence genome:
tgacagtttaaccaaaaggcgtttccagtggaaactggccgacacatcctgagcataaccatgtataatatccactaaacttcagaagaggttatacagtcgtggccaaaaggtttgagaattgcataaatattggaacctggagaagttgctgcttaagattttataatagcattttgcctgcactccagaatgttatgaggagtgatcagatgaactgcatcgtccttctttttataatacagatttgtactttatttcaaATTGAACCTTTAAAGGGGCATTTCTGGACTTTTAAACACCAGTAATGTACTTTTAAGGGAACAttcaaaaaaaatgttcctatAGGTACAAAAATGTTCTTATTTCGTATTTCTGAGAGTGTatcatgtaacactatagatcaacttagctcagaatatataaacagttacagcaatatgatgcaacaaacacagcagctactgatccaaaatactcaaagcttcatagaactgaaaccaacatttatttttagctccatcctgctgctgatacagactttaggtttctgaacattaaacttgttgctgcctttcatagtgtgtaacttgaaggccctgagtactttctcccacactgaaaacactgggatgatcacattatttcaacattacctaataagactgattcagcacagacagttatgttagatttgtattgttgattgttatttatgcttagaaatatttacttatatatgcttagagttttgtaattagttgtagattggtagaggttttgatccttgatagtctgcaaactttgtgtgtattagacagcactttgggagcatgagaggtcataccgtgtcttattgttttatggtaggattaacgtagctacgtctgttctagtctaagtgcttttctgtttagatgaactgctggacttcctcaccggggggggggggtctagtctaccctcttcctgaccaaggatgtttgaccctttgatcagcagtccacacacacacacacacacacacacacacacacacacaggcaaggtactctttgtttgtatgtagacgtcatatgttaatgaacttatgcatattcatgtaacctcaataaaagaacagtggtacgggagaacggacgagagctactggggtcaagcgaaggaacggcgctctgtctggttctctcccgtgcacgagtaacatgaagaagtttgcctacttgcgtcttgcttgcagtgtaattatattgtcttaacgttccagcgaataggtttatgctacaaacctatcaagttatgttaaactttcctagcagtccttcacaaacagggaacagtctgtctattctctccatctgtcagctgctgctggctcttcctcctcctcttcctcacacactgctgagtttgtcctggtggatcatcagggctgcaaagcctcacagatgatgtgcagcagtgggtccctcagtctgtcctcactctggacacttgcagtcgtcacacatggaaatcaaatgtgtgataagctgcaggattcaaacacaagtgtaacttataaacagatgttcatacttttattccacaatcagagagaaagaaacagagagagagtgcaggacagacagacaggtgacagtctcaggtgtacacactgctacacaacagcaccagagaagcaggatttagtgtttgtgttattacgagtgtaaacaagaagagttccagatggtgcagtggacacatgtgtgactgctgtgattaaagcatctttctttcagcttaacgagtgaaccgtcagctcgttcaaacacacgttaaagtgcgtttggctcgacaccaccgaacagaggcagcaatataacacagctaacattaacagtgcagtgaatcctgcttgtgccgtgatgttcaggactgcaaaccgagcagcatcactgactttcagcttgttgtgtttgtggatatatgactgactttaattatccacaaaatcatcacattctctgtcagattaaggtcgactatccggttgttcagtgatgacgcgacgaatcctacttccgggtctaaagtagtctgcgtttaatatggcttttttgttgttaacatgtttaatgttatgtattttcttctatttgatctcaaaatctcctaaaacagtcagtgatcactgctgacctccctcggcttttattaccgctaatcatttatttaagctcaggttttaaaaccttaggatgtaactacagcccagcccatgcagcagtatatgaatgactaacctcgtattgtggatggattatctcagttgttctcctggctgaagtttggtccttttacagcatcctgccatgcgattacatttgttcctgaccaccgagaacactcacataaacttttatcgagtggaaaaaaagttaggttgtttatattatgctaacatagctgtgtcgctagcggtcacgtagcacatcattatataccagctagcccaacttcagtaaccctacaaacgtcactgctgtttagttttctgtcttcatttatgttggaagtgatagcagagctgtaggttttaatttgtttccaaaaccccgcagtcaggacatgctatattgtatttagatagaagctagcgagctaactccctgctaacttctaactccgttaaatgtcataaattctgttttcatggatgcctggatgttaaactcagttgttacacctggtagagcagaacgctgatcattttattaaagatgaaagactttagacagtttttcaactctcagtaatgccatagtgatcgtttgatatatggacctgcatagttatttggcttatatcgtgatagatatcgttatcgcctgaaatgaaaaaaacatatcgtgatatgaaaaaatctcatatcgcccagctctatatgaaagatgtcattaatgcactagtaatgtctcatctggagtattgttcaatcatttggtcagcagctaataagacagatcttaacagacttcagttagtccagaataaggcgtccagattagtgtgaagatgttcatactatactaatattgatcaaatgcataataacctttcttggcttcctgtacaggctaaaatattctatggcttacttgtagttctaaagaaagcaattctgttaaacacaccacatttattctgctcagctgcagtatccagatgaaatacatcatcatattacacagttttcaacaagctgcaatttagtaaatgctcgagttaaaagtaacgttttgtaaaactgttacatttagagcaacttttaagtggaataagttgccttaaaaaattagagaattattcaaaacttcaatgaacacttaaaagccgatttacagagcttttagttcttgtaaatattgtaagacatgatttgtttttgaaatttgtgtaatgtgcctcaatgttattgatattattattattattattattgattgcttatatttgaacaattgtgaaacctcactgtggatgtaagagtgaaattatgtggatatcttgaatccactttattgtgtaatattttatgggagtatttgacggaagacgagcaacatctgttgtggaagctaacggggttcctttagaataaacaaacataggatttattatcactgaataattctgtataaatctatacaaattatagaaatatgtaataggaaacaacaaaataatctaaattataaaataatgtgtgtgtgtgtgtgtgtgtgtgtgtgtgtgtgtgtgtgtgtgtgtgtgtgtgtgtgtgtgtgtgtgcatgattttagtgtttgaacagtcatgaattatctttaacagcaggttggatgtaatgtgttagaagtaccagcaggtggggataagagacctttaaggtgtttggtgccacgctccaccttcaggtttaaaactagtgttaatggagtttgaaggttgagtttgttccacgactgcatttcactcactgcctctgtttgtatctctgtcactgcaggaccaacatggagccagaagtcagcgctctcaggaggccgacaaacctcacagaagaaagggagagaaaaaacacacctgtgacgagtgtgggaagggttttactgagaaggctaaactaaaacagcatcaggtcatccacactggagagagaccgttcagctgtgacttgtgtggaaagtctttttccttcaagcgttccctaaaaagacaccaactcatccacagtggagttaaagcgtacagctgtgatcagtgtggcagagcttttactcacagtagccacttacagagtcatctagttacccactctggaattaaggcatacagctgtgacgagtgtgggaagggttttactgtgagggctaaactaaaacagcatcaggtcatccacactggagagagaccgttcagctgtgacttgtgtggaaagtctttttccttgaagcgttccctaaaaacacaccaactcatccacagtggagttaaagcgtacagctgtgatcagtgtggcagagcttttactcacagtagccacttacagaagcatctagttactcactctggaattaagccatacagctgtgacatctgtggaaaaactttcagccagagagggagccgaaatacacacctacgcattcacaccagacatgatgtgtactgctgtgaacagtgtggcaaatactttacaacagacgcacagttacgacgacacatgtttacccacactgaggagagaccttatcaatgtgacctgtgtgagaagacttttaaatctccacatcacctgagacaacaccaacagatccacaccagaaagagactctacaagtgcagctactgtgaggtatgtatttatattgttatcttgtcattttagcctgactgtttggaacaactctgctcattaaactgtgttagcatgttagcaattctactgcatggaaaagcagctctgagtgattattcagattttcctttcagttatgattttagtattactgtagtattatggtggtagtattgtagttattgcagaccagtaaactgagtgtgttaactgaaacagtcaaatgtagttggacgtctgcagagatgctctttatttcaggcgacattcaggatacaaatgttgaaggactgacttacactgtctttgtgtctttgtttagaagcagagcgacatagatggatccagttctcaaccctgtcatcactgtggtggtgggaaagactttcattgtgacctctgtggaaaaactttcagtcggcaaaagaccctaaaagtacatcaacgtagacacactggagacaaactgaaatactgcaaagaatgtgggagaagcttcaccacaccaagtgatttaaaacgacatgaactgattcacagtggggttaaaaagcacctctgtgatcagtgtgggtcatccttcaccactgaatgtgagcttaaatcacacaaacgagtccacacaggagagaaaccacacaagtgcagacactgtgagagaagcttctcacaatCAGGTAgtcgtaacattcatgaacgtgcacacatggaaggaaactacagctgtgaccagtgtgacaagagcttcaggaatctcagttcatactctgcacacaaacgatcccacgttactaataaactgtttcactgttaccaatgtgcccaaacattcacctcattgtctgctctgtgcaaacatcagcgcgatcactcagggctgaaatcactcccatcactggatcacagtgaatctgaagacacagaaagatcctctggtttcctcTGGTCAGAGTCAAAAAgattgagatcaggctccacagagttcagatagaatcatttaaacttgtgttgaactgaactggttgctgggctgaacttctacataatacagatctacatgggatcttcttttctgttgttttactgagtcagttttgtccttttttctctgtcctggttttgctcgtctgtaaa
Coding sequences within it:
- the LOC143420418 gene encoding uncharacterized protein LOC143420418 produces the protein MSSTQKDQHGARSQRSQEADKPHRRKGEKKHTCDECGKGFTEKAKLKQHQVIHTGERPFSCDLCGKSFSFKRSLKRHQLIHSGVKAYSCDQCGRAFTHSSHLQSHLVTHSGIKAYSCDECGKGFTVRAKLKQHQVIHTGERPFSCDLCGKSFSLKRSLKTHQLIHSGVKAYSCDQCGRAFTHSSHLQKHLVTHSGIKPYSCDICGKTFSQRGSRNTHLRIHTRHDVYCCEQCGKYFTTDAQLRRHMFTHTEERPYQCDLCEKTFKSPHHLRQHQQIHTRKRLYKCSYCEKQSDIDGSSSQPCHHCGGGKDFHCDLCGKTFSRQKTLKVHQRRHTGDKLKYCKECGRSFTTPSDLKRHELIHSGVKKHLCDQCGSSFTTECELKSHKRVHTGEKPHKCRHCERSFSQSGSRNIHERAHMEGNYSCDQCDKSFRNLSSYSAHKRSHVTNKLFHCYQCAQTFTSLSALCKHQRDHSGLKSLPSLDHSESEDTERSSGFLWSESKRLRSGSTEFR